In the genome of Xiphias gladius isolate SHS-SW01 ecotype Sanya breed wild chromosome 1, ASM1685928v1, whole genome shotgun sequence, the window GCAGACACAGCCCCTGGGTGTACACCTTGCACTGGGTACGTGAAGTTGTTCAAATCGATCCAGCATCaggctctttttctttgtttccactCTCTCATTGTCCTGTATGCCCCTATTTTCAGCAGTCTCCCAGCAAACATTCAGCTGGATgtagatggagacagagagactgagaggatTTATTCCCTGTTCAGCACATACATGACCAAACTGATCAAGATGCAAGGTCAGACACCGACAAGAGTGTTTTTAAGTGTTCGtgagcatgcatgtgtatgactgcatgttttccatgtttgtCTTCTGTGATTATTCTCATATTGTCCCTTTTGTGTCTTCTTTCACTCTGCTGCTCGTTTTCCCCTGCAGAGGCCTGTGGCAGTAAGTCTGTGTACGACGGACCCGAACAGGAGGAGTACTCCAGTTTTGTCATTGACGACCCCCAGGAGACCTACAAAACCCTGAAGCAGATTGTTTCAGCTGTGCAGACCTTGGAGCAGCAGCACACCAAGTACAAACGGGACAAGTTCAAGAAGACAAAGATAGGCAGCCAGTATGtggtttgttgtttatttatgctttttagCTCAGGTTATGTTTGTCAAGATCTAGAGTTATTGTATATATAATGCAACTGAGGCTGAGAACTGTTGGAAAAATGGTAGGTTTCGAAATGTAAAATCTATTTCAACAGTGAGCAACCAGTAGGTGGCGCAGTGGTACAGTCCACAATCGCCCGTTATTAATTTAACATGTTGCAAGAATAACTGTAGCATgtttaacatttcaaataacCCCAACATTGTATCTTTAACCACTGCTGTGAGCTGTATCCTGGATTTTCCCTTCAGACCAGTCACTCTTGGTTTTAACCTTTGTGGTATTTTGGCTTCTAGCTCTGTTCATCAACCAATAATCTTGACTTACCTCGAAtttctgttctattttttttctcataagaTTACTCTGTAACCTCCTGCCAACACATAAACaccatctttctctttgtttccacAGGGAGCATCCAATTGGAGACAAGAGTTTTCAGTGCTACATCCGCCAGCAGTCTGAGAGCTCCACCTACTCCATCTAGCCATGACCCCGTATACTGTTTCTATGATGCCCAGAACCagcatatttttctttactgcGAAAAAATCCATCTTAACAATGCTCTGGGTCTAGCATTGAGCttgaaatctttatttttccttaaaacACGTCACGTCAACAAACAAAAGTCATCAAGGTGAGATTATTTCACTTGTTTCCAATACAGTGTATCCATGCTCTAAggaatatttctcttttttttaatgacatttctgAAAGCAGATGATGCTGGTTTGGAAACAAGTATAACCTGATATACTGATTTGTTGAGTTGTAAGAAAAAATGAGTTTGAAGACTCACTGCCAGACTGGATGAGCAGTGTAGATGGACTTTTTTGCAGTGTCTCAAGGTGCATCACTCCAAATTCGGAGAAACAGACCTCATCAAGAGtgggaaaaagaagaacagttgTGGAAGGAAGAAGGGATACGAATGAAGACGATTATCACACAATACATCTATTTGGGTCTCCTTTCTGTGATGTGACGAGAGAACAAACAAACGTTTTCACTGGACAGTTTTTGACAGTGACCAACACGCACTTTAATCATCTCCAAATCTATGGATGAACAAGCCTCGCAGCACACTTTCAAAAAGcttattttatctgtttgatttgtatttggttattttaaagGTTGTTGAAATGTTCCATTGTATTTCACGTCTGACAGACCAAACTCTAGAAGGAAAGAAGGACTGGAATTTTTCCTCCCTTTGGGTGGTTTTGTCCGCATGTACccgtttttcattttttagttttgtccCCAACCTCCTCAGGAAGGCTGTGAAGGTAACACAAAGAGGGATCGACAGGACCAAACACGGCCCAGAGAAGCTTGATGTTGGCTATCAAAAATCACTCCACAGACAATTTTATCCCTCAGTTTTAATCTTTATCATCAAACTGCAAACAGATGTATAGGTTCATGTTTTCAGGTTTCATCTGTAGCACCGTGTAACCAGTTCCTGGGTCAAAGGAATAGCTTGGTTTTGGagagtttgtttctgtttttttctgctttcattgAGTCAGATAGACCCATGGATGccttttttgtatatttgtatgctTTTTGAAGGTATGTTAAACAGTTTCTTAGTGTGGCTGAGTTAATGGATGTCAAGTTACAGCTTCACTTTAAGTAAGTCAAAATACAGTGGATGGCTGATTAGCTGAACTTCATCTATGAACAAAGAAATTAGATCATGTGCAAGTTCAAAACCACTTTTTGTTGATATCAGGGCAGATTAACCCACTAGGATCTTGGGGTGAAATGTGTTGTGGGCCTCTATTAACTCTCACAATGTGAATTTGTGCATAAGCACAACcttattttgtaaaatgcacTGTTTAACCACAATATAaaccataaaatacaaaataataatgtttttacaatatacactcagtggcaGCTTTATTAGGTTCACCTGTATATTGCTATTCAGTACAAAAGCTCTACAGTAAATTCTGCTTTTACAGGTTTTATCATGTCCAGTTTTTGGAATGTGTAAATTCAATCCTATTTTTATCATTGTGGATATAGTTAAAGGTAGTGTTGTGCTGGACTACATCATATTGAGAGGTGcttctaatgtttttttcctttgtatttaCAAACATGAGTGGGGTAGAATATTAGAAAACACATCTGaatataatgcaatccagtACAGCAACACCACTAACCATGACCTCAGTGCTatgacagtgtcaaaaaaacTCAATATTATAGGCATAATAAAAGTAGACTTTATGGAAGAACAGTTGTATCGTACTGCATTAGACTGTACAGGTGTAtataataaagtggccactgagtgtatatagTGTGCATACATAATTACCTGAcacatttgtaattaattaaGTTACCACAAACTAACTACCACATGCTGAACCTAGAGCCTCCGGGCCCCTGTGGGTCTTGGGTTTTTGGGCAGTTGCCTGTTCTCCCCAACCCTGGTTGACATGTACATACATCCATGGTGTATGAATATTAGCAAATCTAGACGAGTAAATTTAACCATAACTATTACAGGTTCATATGCATGgggaacattttttattttgctgctcttAAGACGGGCCGATACTTGTTCCCGACACCAGTAAGTAGGCTCAGATAAGATCAGCATTCAACATACCCTCAAACTgcatgcagacatacagtaataaCGGCATGTGCTTGTTTCACTCTGTGGATGtagaaaaagtaataaaagcCAAACAATCCCTTCAACTAtcacaaaacagaaactatGTGTTAGCACAGCTCATTAACAAGGATGGTTTTTAGTTTCTCTTCTAATTAATCCATATACTAACATTTTAACCAGTCTTGTCTCAAGTTATGATTGTGAAATGGATAGTGTATTACTGATTGTGTTGCCCAGTTGGCTGCCTAATAATGTACTTCTGTTTAGTTAGTTAGCTCTGTCTTACTTTGGTAAGACAGCTGCCCCCTGTAGTTTAAAACCTATTTATATGCATTCCTCTGAGAAACTGCCTGCTGTGAATCTTACTGGTCAGCACCTCAGAATCTGTTGAAGGTACAGGATTTATTGTCGTTAACcagttgtgttgtgttgttctGCGCTTCCCAAAGGCAACCACTCACATTGGCATTTATATTCATCAGCACTCGCTCTCGCCAAACCTGGGCATGTGAAGTATAGTTGTAGCCACAGCGATGGTAGCCGCCACGTGTCATTTCTGTGTGACCAGGCGACTACAAACCACAGACGGattttgtattttccaaaaCTTAGTACTTGTTTATGTAGCTTTGTGGGTGTTTTGGTGGTCACAGGATCCCAAACAGTGCCAGTCATTACTTTTCTAAAATTCTTTtcgaaaaacaaacaaaaaatatcattgtttagatatgttttttatatctGAAAACCTataactgttttaaaaacagacagcaaTTATTCAGATgacatctttttctttgtcaaatatGTTGATCTAGGAACTATAAGGAAAGTTTGAAACTATTTGACTCTGTTTTCTATCTTTGTCTTGTCATACAGAAATCTTGCTGTGTGTCTGAATTGAATGACTGAGGTGTGTGCGCTTTGTGCgtatgtgcttgtttgtgtcaGTATGCgcatgactgactgacatgaAGTGTTGTATTGCCAATGGAATTGCCCCAGTGTTACAGGTCAGGAAAGGCAGCGTCCGAAAATCACTGCCTGTAATTTTACTAAAGACTGTAACTGGACTGTGGACACACTGTTACTTTACTCTGGCCTGATATGATGtatctcctctttcctcttgtaTAGAACCACTGATCCTTTTAAAAGAACCTTTGCCAATATATTCTCCCCAAACATCTTATGTATGCAATACAGTAATACCATTAATGAAACATTAAGTGAGCAGCATTGGTTTAACCTCCGAACTATGGTGAGTGTTTGTTTCTACCAGTTACTAACTCTcctcaggtttgtttttttttttttttcggccaAGACCGAGGAGACTCGGACTGATGATTAAACCGCCAAACAGTTCTGACTCTCATCGCTAACTTTGTAATCATACttatcataatttttttagCAAAACCTTCCCAGAAATATCAGCTGAATTGGTGGGGTAATGGAAGTTATGGTAATGGGAAGTCTTCCACCCTGAAGCCCACAAAAGAATGACTTATGCAATAATTGTGTTTCAGCATgcaataatattaaaaacacccACAATAAACCCATATAAATGATCACAAATTAACAATGCACATCTTCTGACCTTTTGCAGTAAAATGCCTCTTCAGATAAACACATATTATAAAGGGAGAACAGTGTattttgtacaaatattttaaaagtattaaaataagcCTGTTATTTGTGTACATAAAACAGTTGAATGAACGGTGAAAATGttacgtgttttttttcctgaataaCTAAATGAAACCAATATTAATGCAAATGTGGTGTCTGTGTCATTTGTTAAAAATTCATTCTGTCTCTAAACTATACTGTACAGACTCACATCAGGGGCCTTATTTAGTTCCAATTATTAAAGTGGTTTTGTTAAAATAAGTCAGATGATGGACTCAGGAAGATGTTTTGATAATAGTGTGTATAGCTGTGGTGCTGCCCGTcttctgtatgtgttttcattgtatgtttgtgtgaatgattgtttgttttgacttttatgAATCCATTAATTCAGATATTTTTCACAGCATATATTTTGACAtgacagagcaggaaaagcacGCGTGACATAAATTAATGTGCACATTCCTGGTATGATTTTTGGAAACATGTAAGTGGAACAGAGCtttgattattgttattatttccaCCTGTACTTTCCCTCCCATGAAAAGCCAATCATTtgctgtaaaacaaagaaatgcctTCGAAACGATGTCACTGTATTTCCCAAGATGGTCCACTGCCTCTCTCCTTTGTCTGTTGTCATATACAGTGTATCATCTGAACTCAAAATGGATGTCTTGTTGAATCAAATTGCCAAgaactgttttcaaatgtctattCCAGTCCTTGTCCTAGTCCTTCTccctgttttaatttaattttttcattttcttcatgcATATGCCATTCTCCATGAATGATGTAGGAAAAGGATTAGTAGTGGTCTTTCAGGGGAATGGCAGATATGGAGAAATGGTCATGAATAATTGTACACTAGTGCATTCATTTTTAGAGTAATAGTAACAGAATCTCTAACATGGCATATGGGATTCAAAATTCCATTCAGCTAAaccataacataacataacaacCATAATTTTGCAGCCTGTACCGCAGCttcttttatcttgttttgGAGATGATACGGTTGAACATACCCTCTCATCCATCGCTCTATATGTAAGCTAACTAAACAGCTGAGAGCTAAATAAAGTTATGGGTGGCTAGTGAAGGTCTGTCAAGCTTGCTTAAGAGtaaaaagtgaatattggacttgcattgctccaaaaaaaacacaactctaCTGGGATTCTCATATTGCTTctgatggatgtgtaaatagctAAGGAGCTTGGCAGCAGTTTTAGGGCCGCAACTAGCAATTACTATCATTATCAATCaatctacattttattttgtctgaccaaaagttCAAGATCCAAAAGTATTTAGCTTACTATTATACTGGCATATGTTGGGCCAGAAGTTTCATTCTCTGCCTGGGAAAATGACCTCAAAAGGGATCCAAAACGGCCACAGACGTGCAAAACGGCCATTGATAGACGCCaaaggagacacaaaatgaccatagaCACATCTCTTTCAATTTGGggatggtgggggggggctcttacctgtctgtgcccaggggcctaTATCCCACAGGCGGATGTGTCCATGGGCTGGCAGCGCTAGTGCCCTCGTGTGGAATTGACCATACTCAGAGAACTGTCGATGGCTCCAAGTTTGAGTCGAGACACGactaagaaacacacacacacacacacacacacacacacacacacacacacacacacacacacacacaaaaacccatTCAACGTTACGTTTGACGAGAGAACAAGCAACGCCCGTCGCCTAGCGACAGCGCATTCTCCCCCGAGCCCTGACAGTGTGACCGTTGGCCGCATGTCGGGCCTGTACTTTGGCCACGCTTAGCGTTGTGGCTTTAGAAATATTAATGCACATCCTGACTCGCGGACGGGGCAGCAGCTTATCAAGACGGAGTCCTCGCTCGAGATTTGTTCTTGACAAATCTCCATCGTGTGTGCGAGACGGCACTGTCAGGGATCcttcgccccccccccacaccccccctGTCCGAGTATAGCATTTTATAAACCAATGTTCTGCGTGAGTTCGGCCGGACTCCAGCCACTCCGAGCAGCCAAAGGTAAGTAAACAATGGCAGTGTGCGTGACCGTGATAGCAGCGCTCCCTAGCTGCCTCCCCCTCATTAGCCGTCCGTATCAGCTCTCCTGGCAGTCTCCTCCacccaccccctctctctctctttacgAAAACAGTTTCGGgaagaataaagttttttttcttcctttcctcacACGGACCTGCACTGAGCCAGTCTCTACTCTGAGCCAAACCGTGGCCTAGCAGGAAGAACGGCTCGACTATGTGGAGGAAGAAACGGGCACTTGGGGAGTCCTTGGCTTGTCTCGTATATCTCTTGACGCTCGTCGATGCTTATCGATGTAAGTCTTTGGATTTTGCGGTTTACATTTTTGAACTCTAGGTTGTAAAGTAATTGACGGAACGGCCTGTCTCAGTTTCAGTGCCCCAGTTTGAAAcgagcagctttttttttttttttttttttttcccagctttgGGACCAATGTGACCAGTTGGGAACGGTTCATAACTTTTAACGCGAGAGCAGCGAACGGGTAACAGAAAGTCTTCAGGGGTCATGACTCCTTTCTACACCGCGAAACAATGCTTGGACAGCGTGAGCTGCTTGTTTCAACAACCAGGGGGTCATTTCTGGGAAATAATGGTTTCGCAATGACTTTTCTTTTCAGGCCAATTCATAGAAGAGTGATTAGGTTGTCCACTTTGTCCATGCATGCACCAGCCACATCAGGTCATGAGGAACCAAGGACTTGAATTCCTGCTGCGATCAGTCATGTGTTGTTGTAATGTAGCCTGTATTGATCACATGCGAGAGTATCAATCATGGTAATCTGCAGTGTGGCAGGTTTGTTCAGTCCCGATTGTTGTAAGCATGCAAACAACGCTGACAGTGGGAAGACAGCTTTACACATCGTATTTGAttgagtatgtttgtgtgtctacgTAACCCCTAGTCCTGAGCCAGAGCGCGGCCTCCCAGTTCCTGAGCAGGCACAAGAGAGCCAACTCTATGTTTGAGGAGACGAAGAAGGGCAACCTGGAGAGGGAGTGCATCGAGGAGCTGTGCAACAAGGAGGAGGCCAGGGAGATCTTTGAGAACCAGCCGGAAACGGTAAGGAGAGCAGCGACCCCTGATCTCGCCATCGTCGCTGACTGCGTTTCTGATTTCAACGGCAAAATGGTGAAGTCTTAgtttgtccaaccagcagtccaaaatccaaacataTTCCATTTACTATCACAGAGGACTAAGAAAGCCATCAgattctcacatttgaaaagtcaGAACAAGTGAATTTTTTGTTCAGTTGACTAATCATTCCAGCTATAGATCAGATGCTATatcttcaaaacatttcattttcttccagtAGATTTAGAAAAAGTaaacttaaaatgttgatttagcCTGATGTTTTACTGAGGCTTTTATTTGGACCGGTATGTTGATTCGGAGCACAGCTGGCTGTAATACCACTTTCAtcacactctctcctctctttgtcttcttgtTCTCATAatcaaatgtgaattttaaaatcttcaatctccattttgtgttttccccAGGAATACTTCTATCCCAAATATGTTGGTGAGTTTGTAGAATTTACTGTCTCTTAATGTGTTAATTACACttaatgtgtgttttgcctTTATTAGCCTATCCTGATAAAGACCACTCTTTGTTGCAGTGTGCCTGGGTTCACACCGTGTTGGCATTAACAACCAGAACCTGGATTCTACCATCCCATCGGACCTTCGCACCTGTGTGAACGGTGAGGGGGTTTACTGAGGCTTTTTAAGACACAGAGTTTACACCTAGCTGTCACTTAATCAATGTTAATTTCAGCTATGAAATCTTTTCAACaacatcctgtgtgtgtgtgtgtgtgtgtgtgtgtgtgtgtgtgtgtgtgtgtgtgtgtgtgtgtgtgtgtgtgtgtgtgtgtgtgtgtgtgtgtgtgtgtgaccaaaaatgtttgttgcATGGCAGAGATCAGTAACCAGTGCACACCGTTTCCATGCTACAAGGAAGGTTCGGAGCTCTGCGTGGACGGCCAGGCCTCCttcacatgtgtgtgtaagcCTGGCTGGAAGGGGATGCGCTGTGAGGATGGTGAGCCCTCAAACATAATTTGcaattttacattgttttagtTCAGCTTAGAGATCCTGTTTTAATATTCTGTGCTTAAATTTAGAATTTATTCACATTAAAACTGATAAATTTAACCATTTAAAAGTGATTGAACTGGCTGCTGATGCTTGTTGTTATGTGATTTGTTGACTGGGCAGATATCGATGAATGTTTGGATCCTGAATTTCCAGCGAGATGTAaccaacaatgtaaaaacatccCCGGTAGTTTCCAGTGCATGTGTGAAGATGGCTACTTTATCAGTGACACCATCAACTGCGTGGGTAAGACTATATTCATTTCAGTTGCAGTTTGTGCAGCTGAACTGCAATAGTATCAAAGTTGAATTAATTTCAATCACACCAAAGAACAGAAAGGTTCATTCTCATGtactttctttgtgtgtatgaatgtctTTTGTCATATATACAAGACATCCAGCTGTTTTACTGTCCCTATGGAAGAGGAACCTATAGTGATACTAAGTAGCTGGGAAAACACAGACGTTTCTACACAGTgtattattctttcttttttattcatatgaACCCTAGACACCTCATAAGAAAAAACTCCTGTCCTCCCAGCTGTTGTCCCCAGGGCTGGCactatttattatttctaaAGTTGACCAGACGTGACCTCTTATGTAACAGAATGTGAAAAGCGCTTAACATCTGAAAAGATGGTCCTTCCTTTCTGCTGTTAACAAACCAGTCATATCACTGAGCTGTTACAACCTACATACAGTTTTTAAGATGCTTTTTGTTCCCCATATTTCTATCTGTCCTATTTTGTGTAGGCAGTTCAGTCAGTGTTTATCTTTGAGTGTGTTGAATGCTTGTTCAGTTCAAAGTCTTCACAAACATGGACTGAGTAAGTTTGGTAAAtttgctctctcctctttttattttttccttttttttttttttttgataggcTGTAGAGATTTACAAGACCATACAGATGGTTTTGCATATAGCAAATTATACATTCATGTTGATTAATGGATGTTGTGGTATGAAATGATTTGAAACATTGAGTATCAGAGATTgtagttattttaatttctgtcatatttaatcatttcatccATGTaccaaaattacatttgcaatCAACCCCATTTGGTTATtcgctattttatttttttaatcattactCAGACCGTTCATAATACAAATTCTCACAAGACCATTTGCCCATTGTCACCTActtactgtttttttcagatgtggATGAATGCCTTCTGTACCCCAGTATCTGTATGGAACCGGCTAAATGTGTCAACACGCCTGGCATGTATGAGTGCCGGTGTCCCCTGGGatttaaatataactttatttCCAAAACCTGCAATGGTGAGACTTCAATTTATTGTTCCTGTCTTACTTCCTAGAGTCTGATAGGTGGAAAAACTACATTAGACcaatttgttttgtatgttcAACTCCCACTGATGGTACACATATTTTAATCACACACTTTCCATCATCACAGACACTGAGCCAAAGATCACCGCCTGTAAATGTTTCTGTTCCGGTTGTTGCAGATGTGGACGAGTGCGAGCTGGATGTGTGCGACGGCATTTGTATAAACACAGTGGGCAGCTATGCGTGCTACTGTGATGGTCGTCAGGGTCTTCGTTTGGCAGAGGATAAACAATACTGTCAAAGAATCCCTGTTTGTGTGGAGCTGTATGACCACAAACATTCTGAGATGCTCTACCTGGGGGAGCAGTTTGCAGGCCTACCTGTCATCTATCTGCGTTTCCGTCTGCCGGAGAACACAAAGTAAgtgtttatctctctctctctctctttctctcactctctctctctctttctcactctcactctctctctctctttctctcactctctctgtctttctcactctcactct includes:
- the pros1 gene encoding vitamin K-dependent protein S isoform X2; amino-acid sequence: MWRKKRALGESLACLVYLLTLVDAYRFLSQSAASQFLSRHKRANSMFEETKKGNLERECIEELCNKEEAREIFENQPETEYFYPKYVVCLGSHRVGINNQNLDSTIPSDLRTCVNEISNQCTPFPCYKEGSELCVDGQASFTCVCKPGWKGMRCEDDIDECLDPEFPARCNQQCKNIPGSFQCMCEDGYFISDTINCVDVDECLLYPSICMEPAKCVNTPGMYECRCPLGFKYNFISKTCNDVDECELDVCDGICINTVGSYACYCDGRQGLRLAEDKQYCQRIPVCVELYDHKHSEMLYLGEQFAGLPVIYLRFRLPENTKFAAEFDFRTFDPEGVVLYAESSQDSWFMLGLRGGHIEVQFKNQHTFKVTSGGKAINDGQWHVISVDELENSISVKISKEAVMSINSPESLFTSVNGKLETKVYIAGLPNRTENVIKPINPRLDGCIRGWNLMNQGASGVKEVIQEKKSKHCFVNVERGSFFNGEGLAHFNIDYSE